In Nicotiana tabacum cultivar K326 chromosome 11, ASM71507v2, whole genome shotgun sequence, a single window of DNA contains:
- the LOC107783498 gene encoding putative late blight resistance protein homolog R1B-8, with protein MPGYLRQCFLYFAALSMSTEIPVSKLTWLWVSEGFVRRDEVKKPEEVAQDYLNDLIGRSLVMEARRSSKGRLKSCRIHDYLYHFCRDKSKAEKFLPVASRFEDFFLDMPHIYLTRTMIYSSEPDWHCSWPSPLPEEGLFQGIDRFVRVLDLGCINIGNTFPWEIEKLVHLRFLSLQGRMAVIPSSISKLWNLETFLVKGREGKIALPDTFFRMKRLRHAHIDNCTFSDSNLSQLDCLQTLSTPSLSYDTGNIMRSFPFLQKLKCIFLESRGHRFPILDFLSQLESLNVIYQGKRMFLPCEFNFPSNLKKLTLSKFRLPWVEISAISALPNLEVLKLLSEAFVGEEWNVSDEEFPKLKFLKLGNLNITRWNVSDDAFSCLEQIVLQNCRHIEVPSCFGDSCSLQKIEAILCGDSVSQSVRKIEEIQCEEMGNSNFKVIIQNPNRD; from the coding sequence ATGCCTGGTTATCTAAGACAATGTTTTCTATATTTTGCAGCATTGTCAATGAGTACAGAAATTCCAGTTTCAAAACTAACATGGTTATGGGTTAGTGAAGGATTTGTACGAAGAGATGAGGTGAAGAAACCAGAGGAGGTAGCACAAGATTACCTGAATGATCTTATCGGGAGGAGCCTTGTAATGGAGGCCAGAAGAAGTTCAAAAGGCAGGCTGAAATCATGTCGCATTCATGATTATCTATATCATTTCTGTCGAGACAAATCTAAAGCCGAAAAGTTCTTGCCAGTGGCATCGCGGTTTGAAGATTTCTTTCTGGATATGCCACATATTTACCTTACCCGCACAATGATATATTCTTCTGAACCCGATTGGCACTGCTCCTGGCCAAGTCCTCTTCCTGAAGAAGGTCTATTTCAGGGCATCGATCGTTTTGTTAGAGTGTTGGACTTGGGGTGCATCAACATTGGCAATACCTTTCCTTGGGAGATAGAAAAGCTTGTGCATTTGAGATTTTTGTCACTTCAAGGTCGCATGGCAGTCATTCCCTCTTCCATTTCCAAACTCTGGAACTTAGAAACTTTCCTAGTGAAAGGAAGAGAAGGTAAGATAGCATTACCAGATACATTTTTCCGTATGAAGAGGCTGAGGCATGCACATATAGATAACTGTACCTTCTCAGATTCCAACTTGTCCCAATTGGATTGTTTACAGACCTTATCCACCCCATCTCTTTCTTATGACACAGGGAACATAATGAGAAGTTTCCCTTTCCTTCAAAAactaaaatgcatatttttggaATCTCGTGGTCATCGATTTCCAATTTTGGATTTCTTGAGTCAACTTGAATCACTCAATGTAATTTACCAAGGCAAGAGAATGTTTCTGCCTTGTGAATTTAACTTTCCCTCAAACCTTAAGAAATTGACCTTATCAAAGTTTCGGCTGCCATGGGTTGAAATTTCTGCAATTTCAGCATTACCAAACCTTGAGGTTTTGAAACTGCTCTCAGAGGCTTTTGTGGGAGAAGAGTGGAATGTCAGTGATGAGGAGTTCCCAAAACTCAAGTTCTTGAAATTGGGAAATCTGAACATTACGCGTTGGAATGTCAGTGATGATGCCTTCTCATGTCTTGAGCAAATAGTGCTGCAAAATTGCAGGCATATTGAGGTTCCTTCTTGTTTTGGTGATAGTTGTTCCCTGCAAAAGATTGAGGCGATCTTGTGTGGAGACTCTGTTTCTCAGTCAGTCAGAAAAATTGAGGAAATTCAGTGTGAAGAGATGGGAAACAGCAATTTCAAGGTCATCATTCAGAACCCAAACAGGGACTGA